GCAAAAGCAGGAGTAATAACAGTACCTGGTGAAGCGTTTGGATCAAATGGAATTGGACATGTAAGAATGTCTTATGCAAATTCCTACGAAAACATTGAAAAAGCAATGAACATCTTAGAAGAGCGTGTTGTTAATGGATGAAATTCGCCTGAAAGGCGCTAAAAAAGCGGTGATTGTAGCAATAGTGGCAAATTGCGTTATGACTTTGCTGAATATTATTGTAGGATACCTTTCTGGAAGTTATGCATTAGTCTCTGAGGGAGCACATACATTTTCAGATGTTGCAACATCAATTATCGCTTATTTAGGATTTTATACCGGTCAAAAACCAGCCGATAAAGAACATCCCTTCGGTCATGGCCGTGCAGAGGCAATTAGCGGATTGATTATTGTAATATTTTTGGTTATTGTAGCTTGGGAAATTATGGAAGGAGCAGTAGATAAACTACTGAATCCAAGTTTAATAACAATACCTGATGTTTTTGCCGCTGTAATGGCTGTAGTAGGAATAATTGTTAATTTGGCAGTTAGTGACCGCATTATCCAAATAGGTAAAGAAATCAAAAGCCCTGCTATTGTGGCCGATGGAAAGCATCAAAGAACAGATATTTTCTCTTCACTTGCAATATTATTTGGAGTAATAGTTTCAAATATGGGCTATCCGATTTTAGATCCAATTATAGGATTCATCATAGGCATTCTAATTTTAAAAACAGCCGGAGAAATACTGATAGAAAATGTTAATAATATTATGGGAAAAATTCCATCAGAGGATTTGATTAAAAAGATAAAAAAGATTGCGGACAGCACTCCTCATGCCCAAAATGCACATAACATTAGAGTTGATTACTTGGGAGCATATGCTACAGTAATTTTACATGTCGAACTTGATGGAAACATGATTTTAAATGATTCACATCAAATTGCCCATGATGTTGAAAACAGAATCGTTAAAGAAATTCCAGAAATTAAATATGCACTGGTTCATACATGCCCTATAGGTTCAGAATATGAACACAGCCAAGAAATAGATAAATAATAAACAATAAATAAAAGCGCCGGGACGGGGATTTGAACCCCGGAGGTCATATGACCATCGGATTAGCAGTCCGACGCCGTACCAGGCTGGGCCATCCCGACATATAAAAAACAGTATATTACATTATATGTTAAAACTTATTTATAAAGTTAATCATTTATTTAAATGGCATGTGAAGGAGTGGACTAATCTCAAAAATATAAGTGATCTAAAAATCCAACTCCACCCCGGGATTCTACAAGCATTGAATGTTAACAGTAAAGCTGCTCCCTTCCGGGCCTGACCCATTTCCATACTAAAGATGACTAATTTTTACCCTCCAGTAAAAATCTCACCACCACCAATCCTGTAGGACGAGGTTTCTATGTTGTTTTTTTAGGCTCATATTCTCTTGAAAAGCCGCCTTTTGAACTTCGACCGCACCAAAGGGGGTGTGTGCTTACAGAGGACCCCTAACCCTCCGGTCTAGCCACTAATATATATGCCAGTAATATTATATAAATGTTATCAAAAAATTAATTACTGGAAATAAAAATTATTACTGAAAATTAGAAAAACAACAGAAAACAACAGTTTCTAGAAAAAAATAAAATTATAGTAAATCAATAAAAACAGATAAAAATAAAAAATAAAAAAGTTAAAGATTTAAAATTAAAATATTTCCTGAATAATATCACCATCAGAAATAATACCCACTAATTTGCCATCTTCAACAACCGGAAGTTGATTTAATATGCCTGATGAAGAAACACCAGTTTTCATGATGTTGATTGCATCTTCAAGAGTGTCTTCAGGAGAAACTGTGATTACTGATTTAAT
This Methanobrevibacter sp. DNA region includes the following protein-coding sequences:
- a CDS encoding cation diffusion facilitator family transporter; this translates as MDEIRLKGAKKAVIVAIVANCVMTLLNIIVGYLSGSYALVSEGAHTFSDVATSIIAYLGFYTGQKPADKEHPFGHGRAEAISGLIIVIFLVIVAWEIMEGAVDKLLNPSLITIPDVFAAVMAVVGIIVNLAVSDRIIQIGKEIKSPAIVADGKHQRTDIFSSLAILFGVIVSNMGYPILDPIIGFIIGILILKTAGEILIENVNNIMGKIPSEDLIKKIKKIADSTPHAQNAHNIRVDYLGAYATVILHVELDGNMILNDSHQIAHDVENRIVKEIPEIKYALVHTCPIGSEYEHSQEIDK